One part of the Pecten maximus chromosome 1, xPecMax1.1, whole genome shotgun sequence genome encodes these proteins:
- the LOC117327191 gene encoding tyrosine-protein kinase Fer-like isoform X2 translates to MATNMDDVTAVFARFNIRSVEDIIRLPDMKSVLMLMRKLGLTTTGIRRHQDAERVLLTYWREHIIQKRQRENGFKQALSDDIKNRRILSDKYDEVVEYYKKLPEQHRRDLDQFFKGIVETVKTKKGELASSDCAILVAGETSAGKSSFINLLLGKDLLPTSDLQCTTSICEIRYSQSGKKYAVLHHRSIDKQKRRPETIDLEHDKGIDVLSKVVIELDGETDESPYSRVEIFWPIDTLESGIVIVDTPGIGASRQLSKRVERFLSKSFGFIYIINSSNAGGIQKGRLKDFLRLVTTSVDEDFNPRATMFVCNKWDTVPESDQGDVYKNTIAQLKRCYPTVRLDQIFRLSTSEALKAMKYAGSTTTEHALILKGLERLLPSSLKNQIASHYGWISQVLKRSHYSLKVAKLMDAKGLEEKEQLQRRLMTQMDRLERDAKFTLDSMRKEVKEELESLHRQIVRLLSRTDILSNLCKRNVKECPSAENWKKVVKKAEDEISAKLVEEVNKYDDQNGLVKHLKDKIVKKFKRDFQIMEDQMRDVEVVLLPGDKRAVSDFHKSMKRPAPVKNVFQKAGKNQGGKPNDLKQIGNAVACAGSLNTKSKDIRGIFKSYSKRDPVKTMEDATILFIKSIIDGNLLRAKLDLFLSRYIKGIDDIAKMIPDLLKADRILMDTLKNEMKENKGLLSNIYPELLRDITKKQGQLDMFYIRCIMESDFRMRELEVDKSRSLGSGTFADVFMGTLKPPGEVATKVAVKINKETINAFNVSDLLLEDRTLRDLKHKNIVTYFGSVLSETEKSQIKWIMLLECCKGTLKDVFLEESFGNPGKLGNRRNEQLHAMRNMCRYVVELCHGLQYLHGKDLVHRDLKLENVLVSLDGTVKLTDVGLTKGAQMISGTIAGSPVYMAPEVLVTHDIYDHKADIYSLAIMLWEMWYGMDAAIHIQHYIHKSLQESVGGGLRPNMSIQHRPPDDWISVIERCWAKDPSARMEAAAVGSFFEKF, encoded by the exons ATGGCCACAAATATGGATGACGTTACGGCTGTCTTCGCCAGATTTAACATCAGGTCTGTAGAGGATATTATCAGACTACCAGATATGAAATCAGTTCTCATGCTGATGCGGAAGCTTGGATTGACCACAACTGGAATCAGAAGGCATCAGGATGCCGAGAGGGTACTTCTTACCTACTGGAGAGAACACATTATACAAAAAAGACAA AGAGAGAATGGCTTCAAACAAGCTTTGTCTGACGACATCAAAAACCGGAGAATTCTGTCGGATAAATATGACGAGGTGGTTGAATACTACAAGAAACTTCCAGAACAGCACCGTCGTGACCTTGACCAGTTTTTCAAGGGCATTGTTGAGACAGTGAAAACAAAGAAGGGCGAACTGGCCAGTAGTGACTGTGCTATTCTTGTTGCGG GAGAGACGTCTGCAGGAAAGAGCAGTTTCATCAATCTCCTTCTCGGCAAGGACCTTTTACCAACAAGTGATCTACAATGCACAACCTCCATCTGTGAGATCCGATACTCACAAAGCGGTAAAAAGTATGCTGTGCTGCACCATCGCTCCATCGACAAACAAAAACGCCGACCAGAAACTATAGACCTGGAGCATGACAAGGGTATAGATGTTCTATCAAAGGTTGTCATTGAGCTCGACGGCGAAACCGACGAGAGTCCATACTCTCGAGTGGAGATATTTTGGCCTATTGACACTCTAGAG TCTGGAATAGTGATTGTGGATACACCTGGTATAGGGGCAAGTCGCCAGTTGTCTAAGCGTGTTGAAAGGTTCCTCTCCAAATCATTTGGCTTTATCTACATCATCAACAGTTCAAATGCCGGAGGAATACAGAAAGGCAGG TTAAAGGACTTCCTAAGGCTAGTTACCACATCCGTTGACGAGGACTTCAACCCCCGAGCCACTATGTTTGTGTGCAACAAATGGGACACCGTACCAGAGAGTGACCAGGGGGATGTCTATAAGAACACCATTGCACAGCTCAAACGCTGTTACCCTACTGTCAGGTTGGACCAGATATTCCGCCTGTCTACGTCAGAG GCACTTAAAGCAATGAAATACGCCGGGTCTACTACGACAGAGCATGCTCTGATTCTCAAGGGACTAGAGCGCCTCCTACCATCTAGTTTGAAAAACCAAATAGCTTCACATTATGG ATGGATATCACAGGTGCTGAAGCGGTCTCACTACTCACTTAAGGTCGCTAAGTTGATGGACGCTAAAGGACTGGAAGAGAAAGAACAATTACAGAGGAGGTTGATGACGCAGATGGATCGTCTAGAGAGGGATGCTAAGTTTACTCTAGACAGTATGCGGAAGGAAGTAAAAGAAGAACTTGAGAGCCTGCACAGACAGATTGTCCGTCTTCTATCCAGAACAGATATCCTGTCTAACCTCTGTAAACGGAATGTTAAAGAATGTCCATCTGCTGAAAACTGGAAGAAAGTGGTGAAAAAAGCTGAAGACGAAATTTCAGCTAAATTAGTTGAAGAAGTCAACAAATATGATGATCAAAACGGCCTCGTCAAACATCTGAAGGacaaaattgttaaaaagttCAAGCGGGACTTTCAAATCATGGAAGACCAGATGCGAGATGTCGAAG TTGTACTACTCCCTGGCGATAAACGTGCTGTATCAGACTTTCACAAATCCATGAAAAGACCTGCACCTGTGAAAAACGTGTTCCAGAAGGCAGGTAAAAATCAGGGAGGCAAGCCCAACGATCTCAAACAAATTGGGAACGCAGTAGCTTGTGCTGGATCATTGAATACGAAGTCTAAGGACATACGGGGTATCTTTAAATCCTACAGCAAACGAGACCCCGTGAAGACCATGGAAGACGCGACCATATTGTTTATCAAGAGCATAATAGACGGAAACCTGCTAAGGGCAAAGCTCGATCTTTTTTTGAGCCGATACATCAAAGGTATAGATGATATTGCTAAAATGATCCCAGATCTTCTCAAAGCGGATAGAATATTGATGGATACTTTGAAAAACGAGATGAAGGAAAATAAAGGTCTTCTGTCAAATATATATCCCGAACTCCTTCGCGATATAACCAAGAAGCAGGGACAACTAGACATGTTCTATATCAGATGTATTATGGAATCCGACTTCAGAATGAGGGAGCTAGAGGTAGACAAATCCAGGTCCCTTGGGAGTGGGACGTTTGCTGACGTATTTATGGGAACACTTAAACCACCTGGGGAGGTGGCTACAAAAGTAGCGGTCAAAATCAACAAAGAGACCATTAATGCCTTCAACGTGAGCGACCTTCTACTAGAAGACCGAACATTGCG AGATCTGAAACATAAAAACATTGTCACCTATTTCGGATCCGTCCTCAGCGAGACTGAAAAATCACAGATCAAATGGATCATGCTATTAGAATGCTGTAAGGGCACACTGAAGGACGTGTTTTTGGAGGAGTCATTTGGAAACCCTGGCAAACTTGGGAACAGACGTAATGAGCAGTTACATGCCATGCGAAATATGTGCCGGTATGTAGTTGAGCTTTGTCATGGACTACAGTACTTGCATGGGAAGGATTTGGTGCATAGAGACCTTAAACTGGAGAATGTGCTG GTATCTCTGGACGGAACTGTAAAGCTGACTGACGTAGGTCTGACAAAAGGCGCCCAGATGATATCGGGAACTATCGCAGGCTCCCCTGTTTATATGGCACCGGAGGTACTAGTGACACATGATATATACGACCACAAGGCGGATATCTATAGCCTCGCTATCATGCTGTGGGAGATGTGGTACGGTATGGATGCCGCAATTCATATCCAACACTACATCCACAAATCCCTGCAAGAGTCGGTCGGGGGTGGTCTCCGACCAAATATGTCAATCCAGCACCGACCCCCTGACGACTGGATAAGCGTGATCGAGAGATGCTGGGCTAAAGATCCTTCGGCAAGAATGGAGGCTGCAGCTGTTGGCAGCTTCTtcgaaaaattttaa
- the LOC117327191 gene encoding tyrosine-protein kinase Fer-like isoform X1 codes for MATSSLKSVSGPERYQVSCVDDILRIPDMRTARDLMKDWNIDTRGVKTKDEALKRLIDVWKNNPHNVQKQRENGFKQALSDDIKNRRILSDKYDEVVEYYKKLPEQHRRDLDQFFKGIVETVKTKKGELASSDCAILVAGETSAGKSSFINLLLGKDLLPTSDLQCTTSICEIRYSQSGKKYAVLHHRSIDKQKRRPETIDLEHDKGIDVLSKVVIELDGETDESPYSRVEIFWPIDTLESGIVIVDTPGIGASRQLSKRVERFLSKSFGFIYIINSSNAGGIQKGRLKDFLRLVTTSVDEDFNPRATMFVCNKWDTVPESDQGDVYKNTIAQLKRCYPTVRLDQIFRLSTSEALKAMKYAGSTTTEHALILKGLERLLPSSLKNQIASHYGWISQVLKRSHYSLKVAKLMDAKGLEEKEQLQRRLMTQMDRLERDAKFTLDSMRKEVKEELESLHRQIVRLLSRTDILSNLCKRNVKECPSAENWKKVVKKAEDEISAKLVEEVNKYDDQNGLVKHLKDKIVKKFKRDFQIMEDQMRDVEVVLLPGDKRAVSDFHKSMKRPAPVKNVFQKAGKNQGGKPNDLKQIGNAVACAGSLNTKSKDIRGIFKSYSKRDPVKTMEDATILFIKSIIDGNLLRAKLDLFLSRYIKGIDDIAKMIPDLLKADRILMDTLKNEMKENKGLLSNIYPELLRDITKKQGQLDMFYIRCIMESDFRMRELEVDKSRSLGSGTFADVFMGTLKPPGEVATKVAVKINKETINAFNVSDLLLEDRTLRDLKHKNIVTYFGSVLSETEKSQIKWIMLLECCKGTLKDVFLEESFGNPGKLGNRRNEQLHAMRNMCRYVVELCHGLQYLHGKDLVHRDLKLENVLVSLDGTVKLTDVGLTKGAQMISGTIAGSPVYMAPEVLVTHDIYDHKADIYSLAIMLWEMWYGMDAAIHIQHYIHKSLQESVGGGLRPNMSIQHRPPDDWISVIERCWAKDPSARMEAAAVGSFFEKF; via the exons ATGGCGACGAGCTCTCTGAAGTCTGTGTCCGGCCCAGAGAGATACCAAGTGTCGTGTGTAGATGACATCCTCAGGATTCCGGACATGAGAACAGCACGAGATCTTATGAAGGACTGGAACATTGACACGCGCGGGGTTAAAACTAAGGATGAAGCTCTCAAACGGCTCATTGATGTTTGGAAGAATAATCCACACAATGTTCAGAAACAG AGAGAGAATGGCTTCAAACAAGCTTTGTCTGACGACATCAAAAACCGGAGAATTCTGTCGGATAAATATGACGAGGTGGTTGAATACTACAAGAAACTTCCAGAACAGCACCGTCGTGACCTTGACCAGTTTTTCAAGGGCATTGTTGAGACAGTGAAAACAAAGAAGGGCGAACTGGCCAGTAGTGACTGTGCTATTCTTGTTGCGG GAGAGACGTCTGCAGGAAAGAGCAGTTTCATCAATCTCCTTCTCGGCAAGGACCTTTTACCAACAAGTGATCTACAATGCACAACCTCCATCTGTGAGATCCGATACTCACAAAGCGGTAAAAAGTATGCTGTGCTGCACCATCGCTCCATCGACAAACAAAAACGCCGACCAGAAACTATAGACCTGGAGCATGACAAGGGTATAGATGTTCTATCAAAGGTTGTCATTGAGCTCGACGGCGAAACCGACGAGAGTCCATACTCTCGAGTGGAGATATTTTGGCCTATTGACACTCTAGAG TCTGGAATAGTGATTGTGGATACACCTGGTATAGGGGCAAGTCGCCAGTTGTCTAAGCGTGTTGAAAGGTTCCTCTCCAAATCATTTGGCTTTATCTACATCATCAACAGTTCAAATGCCGGAGGAATACAGAAAGGCAGG TTAAAGGACTTCCTAAGGCTAGTTACCACATCCGTTGACGAGGACTTCAACCCCCGAGCCACTATGTTTGTGTGCAACAAATGGGACACCGTACCAGAGAGTGACCAGGGGGATGTCTATAAGAACACCATTGCACAGCTCAAACGCTGTTACCCTACTGTCAGGTTGGACCAGATATTCCGCCTGTCTACGTCAGAG GCACTTAAAGCAATGAAATACGCCGGGTCTACTACGACAGAGCATGCTCTGATTCTCAAGGGACTAGAGCGCCTCCTACCATCTAGTTTGAAAAACCAAATAGCTTCACATTATGG ATGGATATCACAGGTGCTGAAGCGGTCTCACTACTCACTTAAGGTCGCTAAGTTGATGGACGCTAAAGGACTGGAAGAGAAAGAACAATTACAGAGGAGGTTGATGACGCAGATGGATCGTCTAGAGAGGGATGCTAAGTTTACTCTAGACAGTATGCGGAAGGAAGTAAAAGAAGAACTTGAGAGCCTGCACAGACAGATTGTCCGTCTTCTATCCAGAACAGATATCCTGTCTAACCTCTGTAAACGGAATGTTAAAGAATGTCCATCTGCTGAAAACTGGAAGAAAGTGGTGAAAAAAGCTGAAGACGAAATTTCAGCTAAATTAGTTGAAGAAGTCAACAAATATGATGATCAAAACGGCCTCGTCAAACATCTGAAGGacaaaattgttaaaaagttCAAGCGGGACTTTCAAATCATGGAAGACCAGATGCGAGATGTCGAAG TTGTACTACTCCCTGGCGATAAACGTGCTGTATCAGACTTTCACAAATCCATGAAAAGACCTGCACCTGTGAAAAACGTGTTCCAGAAGGCAGGTAAAAATCAGGGAGGCAAGCCCAACGATCTCAAACAAATTGGGAACGCAGTAGCTTGTGCTGGATCATTGAATACGAAGTCTAAGGACATACGGGGTATCTTTAAATCCTACAGCAAACGAGACCCCGTGAAGACCATGGAAGACGCGACCATATTGTTTATCAAGAGCATAATAGACGGAAACCTGCTAAGGGCAAAGCTCGATCTTTTTTTGAGCCGATACATCAAAGGTATAGATGATATTGCTAAAATGATCCCAGATCTTCTCAAAGCGGATAGAATATTGATGGATACTTTGAAAAACGAGATGAAGGAAAATAAAGGTCTTCTGTCAAATATATATCCCGAACTCCTTCGCGATATAACCAAGAAGCAGGGACAACTAGACATGTTCTATATCAGATGTATTATGGAATCCGACTTCAGAATGAGGGAGCTAGAGGTAGACAAATCCAGGTCCCTTGGGAGTGGGACGTTTGCTGACGTATTTATGGGAACACTTAAACCACCTGGGGAGGTGGCTACAAAAGTAGCGGTCAAAATCAACAAAGAGACCATTAATGCCTTCAACGTGAGCGACCTTCTACTAGAAGACCGAACATTGCG AGATCTGAAACATAAAAACATTGTCACCTATTTCGGATCCGTCCTCAGCGAGACTGAAAAATCACAGATCAAATGGATCATGCTATTAGAATGCTGTAAGGGCACACTGAAGGACGTGTTTTTGGAGGAGTCATTTGGAAACCCTGGCAAACTTGGGAACAGACGTAATGAGCAGTTACATGCCATGCGAAATATGTGCCGGTATGTAGTTGAGCTTTGTCATGGACTACAGTACTTGCATGGGAAGGATTTGGTGCATAGAGACCTTAAACTGGAGAATGTGCTG GTATCTCTGGACGGAACTGTAAAGCTGACTGACGTAGGTCTGACAAAAGGCGCCCAGATGATATCGGGAACTATCGCAGGCTCCCCTGTTTATATGGCACCGGAGGTACTAGTGACACATGATATATACGACCACAAGGCGGATATCTATAGCCTCGCTATCATGCTGTGGGAGATGTGGTACGGTATGGATGCCGCAATTCATATCCAACACTACATCCACAAATCCCTGCAAGAGTCGGTCGGGGGTGGTCTCCGACCAAATATGTCAATCCAGCACCGACCCCCTGACGACTGGATAAGCGTGATCGAGAGATGCTGGGCTAAAGATCCTTCGGCAAGAATGGAGGCTGCAGCTGTTGGCAGCTTCTtcgaaaaattttaa